A region of Necator americanus strain Aroian chromosome I, whole genome shotgun sequence DNA encodes the following proteins:
- a CDS encoding hypothetical protein (NECATOR_CHRI.G3277.T1), with the protein MDFEGAWQALFQLTAQQYELLSEASTSIRIISNVLLTLTERGSKQSTIAGKKSPFEQLSSFFFHHYHINGYMTIV; encoded by the exons ATGGATTTTGAAGGGGCATGGCAGGCGTTGTTTCAACTAACTGCACAACAGTATGAACTACTTTCGGAAGCATCCACAAGCATTC GAATAATTTCCAATGTTTTGCTTACGCTAACCGAACGAGGCAGCAAACAATCAACAATCGCTGGGAAAAAATCCCCATTTGAACAgctttcatcgttttttttccaccattaCCATATCAACGGCTACATGACTATAGTATGA
- a CDS encoding hypothetical protein (NECATOR_CHRI.G3278.T1), which translates to MIFPQNSRSRSLYWLAAHVIASGPSDEYLGFCDWTIPKLFEVVIALPEKVFPDHFFKNQGARAFHPLQSSLQSTLSDKSPAYRPATCELEDALAMLSSGSILKLEHPCLPLCEKSDELRGFSHRMKKETIEEIKEIMVVEELEYGND; encoded by the exons ATGATTTTTCCACAGAATTCCCGTTCACGATCTTTGTACTGGCTCGCTGCCCATGTTATCGCTAGCGGCCCTTCAGACGAATACTTGGGTTTTTGTGACTGGACGATCCCAAAACTATTTGAAGTGGTTATTGCTCTGCCTGAGAAGGTCTTTCctgatcatttttttaaaaaccaagGGG CACGAGCATTCCATCCTTTGCAAAGCAGTCTACAATCCACCCTTTCGGACAAATCACCAGCTTATCGACCAGCTACCTGCGAGCTGGAAGATGCTCTGGCGATGCTCAGTTCCGGCTCGATTCTAAAACTGGAACATCCGTGCCTGCCGCTCTGTG AGAAAAGTGATGAGCTTAGAGGATTTTCTCATCggatgaaaaaggaaacaatcGAAGAAATTAAGGAGATAATGGTAGTGGAGGAATTGGAATACGGTAACGATTGA